The following proteins are co-located in the Tistrella bauzanensis genome:
- a CDS encoding MFS transporter, translating into MTATAPADAAQGGSRRSIALLSLSQGFYTVMTMLLVTVSGLAGYMLAEDKSLATLPFALTFIANTATTIPASMLMARAGRRTGFAIGASFGIAGALVAAASIAIGSFLLLCAAMVLVGMSNGFSVFLRHAAGEAAPRGREARAIALVISGGLMAALVGPTLARASRDAIAPYPFLGTYLVIAGAATLMLVAALSLDMRRPAGPPKSLSGGLGAAFRRPRYVIAVMAGITSYTVMNLLMTATPLAMAACGLDFANTAQVIQWHVLGMFAPALIVGRLIERFGLMPVMFGGCILMAMAIGVGASGISLWHFRISLTLLGLGWSALFVGATTLVSLSLLPAERGPGQAANDFIVFGLVALSAFFSGQLIERFDWATLTMAALPPVAITACALGWLWAMDGTRPRAVGA; encoded by the coding sequence ATGACTGCAACCGCCCCCGCCGATGCGGCCCAGGGCGGCAGCCGGCGTTCCATCGCCCTGCTGTCGCTCTCCCAGGGCTTCTACACTGTCATGACCATGCTGCTGGTCACGGTTTCGGGCCTTGCGGGCTATATGCTGGCCGAGGACAAGAGCCTCGCCACCCTGCCTTTCGCGCTGACCTTCATCGCCAACACCGCCACCACCATTCCGGCATCAATGCTGATGGCGCGGGCCGGGCGGCGCACCGGTTTCGCGATCGGCGCCAGCTTCGGCATCGCCGGCGCGCTGGTGGCGGCGGCATCGATCGCGATCGGCAGCTTCCTGCTGTTGTGCGCGGCCATGGTTCTGGTCGGCATGTCGAACGGCTTCAGCGTGTTTCTGCGCCATGCCGCCGGCGAGGCGGCACCGCGCGGGCGTGAGGCGCGGGCGATCGCACTGGTCATCTCAGGCGGGCTGATGGCGGCATTGGTCGGGCCCACGCTGGCACGGGCCTCGCGCGATGCCATCGCGCCCTATCCATTCCTTGGCACCTATCTGGTGATCGCCGGGGCGGCGACCCTGATGCTCGTGGCGGCATTGTCGCTGGACATGCGCCGGCCCGCCGGCCCGCCCAAATCACTGTCCGGCGGCCTTGGCGCCGCCTTCCGGCGCCCGCGCTATGTCATCGCGGTCATGGCCGGCATCACATCCTATACGGTCATGAACCTGCTGATGACCGCGACGCCGCTGGCGATGGCCGCCTGCGGGCTGGATTTCGCCAACACTGCGCAGGTCATTCAATGGCATGTGCTCGGCATGTTCGCCCCGGCGCTGATCGTGGGTCGGCTGATCGAGCGTTTCGGCCTGATGCCAGTGATGTTCGGCGGCTGCATCCTGATGGCGATGGCCATTGGCGTCGGCGCATCCGGCATCAGTCTCTGGCACTTCCGGATCAGCCTCACCCTGCTCGGGCTGGGCTGGTCGGCGCTGTTCGTGGGTGCGACTACTCTGGTATCGCTGTCGCTGCTGCCGGCCGAACGTGGCCCCGGCCAAGCCGCGAACGACTTCATCGTCTTCGGGCTGGTGGCGCTGTCGGCTTTCTTCTCGGGCCAGTTGATCGAGCGTTTCGACTGGGCGACGCTGACCATGGCGGCACTGCCGCCGGTCGCCATCACCGCCTGCGCCCTGGGCTGGCTGTGGGCGATGGACGGCACCCGGCCAAGAGCGGTGGGCGCCTGA
- a CDS encoding MFS transporter has protein sequence MSTPRIAAALARRQVHYGWVVAAVTFLTMLISAGAVGAPGVLLLPLQAEFGWETADISLAMAIRLLLFGLMGPFAAALINRFGVRRMTLTSLSLVAGGLALSMAMTQLWQLILLWGVVVGIGTGLTALVLGATVATRWFTHRRGLVIGLLTASSATGQLIFMPLLAYIAEETGWRTALMLLCGLMVVAALAVLALMRDRPSDLGLPAYGETEVAPPAAASGRSVAFAAIDALRDAARTRVFWVLFGTFFICGASTNGLIQVHLIPLCADFGVPAVRAAGLLALIGVFDFIGTVGSGWLSDRYDNRWLLFWYYGLRGISLLFLPFSDFTLYGLSLFAVFYGLDWIATVPPTIKLTADRFGRERAPLVFGWIFAGHQMGAAAAAFGAGLSRTMLDSYLPAFFVAGALCLVAAVAIRTLGQGRPAAEAEKG, from the coding sequence ATGTCCACCCCCCGCATCGCGGCCGCATTGGCCCGCCGCCAGGTCCACTACGGCTGGGTGGTGGCGGCCGTCACCTTCCTGACCATGCTGATCTCGGCCGGCGCCGTCGGCGCGCCCGGCGTGCTTCTGCTGCCGTTGCAGGCGGAATTCGGCTGGGAAACCGCCGATATCTCGCTGGCCATGGCAATCCGGCTGTTGCTGTTCGGGTTGATGGGGCCGTTCGCGGCGGCGCTGATCAACCGTTTCGGCGTGCGGCGGATGACCTTGACCTCGCTGTCGCTGGTCGCGGGCGGGTTGGCATTGTCGATGGCGATGACCCAGCTGTGGCAGTTGATCCTGCTATGGGGCGTGGTCGTCGGGATCGGCACCGGGCTGACCGCTCTGGTGCTGGGCGCCACGGTCGCCACCCGCTGGTTCACCCATCGCCGCGGGCTGGTCATCGGCCTGCTGACCGCAAGCTCGGCGACCGGCCAGTTGATCTTCATGCCCCTGCTTGCCTATATCGCCGAGGAAACCGGCTGGCGGACGGCATTGATGCTGCTGTGCGGGTTGATGGTGGTGGCGGCGCTGGCGGTGCTGGCTTTGATGCGCGACCGCCCGTCGGATCTGGGCCTGCCGGCCTATGGCGAGACCGAGGTGGCGCCGCCGGCGGCGGCGTCGGGCCGCTCGGTCGCCTTCGCCGCCATTGATGCCTTGCGTGACGCCGCTCGCACCCGGGTGTTCTGGGTGCTGTTCGGCACCTTCTTCATCTGCGGTGCCAGCACCAATGGCCTGATCCAGGTGCATCTGATCCCGCTCTGTGCGGATTTCGGCGTGCCGGCGGTGCGTGCGGCCGGGCTGCTGGCGCTGATCGGCGTGTTCGACTTCATCGGTACGGTCGGGTCGGGCTGGCTGTCGGACCGTTATGACAATCGCTGGCTGCTGTTCTGGTATTACGGCCTGCGCGGCATATCGCTGTTGTTCCTGCCGTTCTCGGATTTCACGCTCTATGGTCTGTCGCTGTTCGCGGTGTTCTATGGCCTGGACTGGATCGCGACCGTGCCGCCGACCATCAAGCTGACCGCAGACCGCTTCGGCCGTGAACGCGCGCCACTGGTCTTCGGCTGGATCTTCGCCGGCCACCAGATGGGGGCCGCCGCCGCCGCTTTCGGCGCCGGCCTGTCGCGCACCATGCTCGACAGCTATCTGCCGGCATTCTTCGTGGCCGGCGCGCTGTGTCTGGTGGCGGCGGTTGCGATCCGCACGCTGGGGCAGGGGCGCCCGGCGGCCGAGGCGGAGAAGGGATGA
- a CDS encoding TetR/AcrR family transcriptional regulator: MKVTREQAAANRAAIVKAAARLFRERGFDGVGVAEIMKAAGLTHGGFYGHFASKDALAAEACGVAFKDMVDRLAGGRGLAKGDLAQYVDGYLSETHRDRRDIGCPIAAFASDIPRQDVGVQAEYAQGIDHFADTLIGRFPSLAGNDGDGRAPDRGKALLMMSALVGGLALARAAAATDPELSNEILSSLKAELTRGDTAG, encoded by the coding sequence GTGAAGGTGACACGCGAACAGGCCGCCGCGAACCGCGCGGCCATCGTCAAGGCGGCGGCACGGCTGTTCCGCGAACGCGGCTTCGATGGCGTGGGGGTGGCGGAAATCATGAAGGCCGCTGGCCTCACCCATGGCGGCTTCTATGGCCATTTCGCCTCGAAGGATGCATTGGCGGCCGAAGCCTGCGGCGTCGCGTTCAAGGATATGGTCGACCGGCTGGCAGGCGGGCGCGGTCTGGCCAAGGGCGATCTGGCGCAGTATGTCGATGGCTATCTGTCTGAAACCCATCGCGACCGCCGCGATATCGGCTGCCCGATCGCCGCCTTCGCATCGGATATTCCCCGCCAGGATGTGGGCGTTCAGGCCGAATATGCCCAGGGCATAGACCATTTCGCCGACACGCTGATCGGCCGCTTCCCGTCTCTGGCCGGCAATGACGGCGACGGCCGGGCGCCGGACCGCGGCAAGGCCCTGCTGATGATGTCGGCCCTGGTCGGGGGGCTGGCACTGGCACGCGCCGCGGCCGCCACCGATCCTGAGCTGTCGAACGAGATCCTGTCCAGCCTGAAGGCGGAACTTACCCGTGGCGATACCGCCGGCTGA
- a CDS encoding tetratricopeptide repeat protein — MPVTRQTDRLDNPVTTGLAGTLDGVNAFIGGFLGYRTEAVDLLPAADADPDAALAQAYAAALHMFAEAHDATANATPYLARAEAAAKGATEREQLTVKAVGAWVRGDMPAAIRLHEETVARFPRDLVAAKLGQYHAFNLGDSPTMLRIIDRAAPHADEVAELHGMRAFALEQCHLIDEAEAEARAAIRLRRDEPWAHHAIAHVCLSRGRTDDGLAFMREMSETWVGLNSFMSTHNWWHLCLFLLDRDRIDDVFDIFDGRVWGVWKEYSQDQANAVSLLMRLELAGVDVGDRWADVATYLAPRTGDHVQPFLDLHYLYGLARAGRWAEAGALQGSLHAHAHAVPAFLKTVWGDVAVPAADGLLAHARGDWADAVRGLGRALPRMTEIGGSHAQRDLFEQVYLDALIRAGRLVPAQQMLELRRAATPDVPANLRALARVYGRLGLDTRSAALDARAEALSRRYRHG; from the coding sequence ATGCCCGTCACCCGCCAGACCGACCGCCTGGACAACCCCGTCACCACCGGCCTTGCCGGCACGCTCGACGGGGTGAATGCCTTTATCGGCGGGTTTCTGGGCTATCGCACCGAAGCCGTCGATCTGCTGCCCGCCGCCGATGCCGACCCGGATGCGGCGCTGGCACAGGCCTATGCCGCGGCCTTGCACATGTTCGCCGAAGCCCATGACGCCACCGCCAATGCCACCCCCTATCTGGCGCGGGCGGAAGCGGCGGCGAAGGGCGCGACCGAGCGTGAGCAGTTGACGGTGAAGGCGGTGGGGGCCTGGGTGCGTGGCGACATGCCGGCCGCGATCCGCCTGCATGAGGAAACCGTCGCCCGGTTCCCCCGCGATCTGGTGGCCGCCAAGCTTGGCCAGTATCACGCCTTCAATCTGGGCGACAGCCCGACCATGCTGCGGATCATCGACCGCGCGGCACCCCATGCCGACGAGGTGGCCGAACTGCACGGCATGCGGGCCTTCGCGCTGGAGCAATGCCATCTGATCGACGAGGCCGAGGCGGAGGCCCGGGCGGCGATCCGTCTGCGCCGCGATGAACCCTGGGCGCATCATGCCATCGCCCATGTCTGCCTCAGCCGTGGCCGCACCGATGACGGGCTGGCCTTCATGCGCGAGATGAGTGAGACCTGGGTGGGGCTGAATTCATTCATGTCCACCCATAACTGGTGGCATCTGTGCCTGTTTCTGCTCGACCGCGACCGCATCGACGATGTGTTCGACATCTTCGATGGCCGGGTCTGGGGGGTGTGGAAGGAGTATTCGCAGGATCAGGCCAACGCGGTCTCGCTGTTGATGCGCCTGGAACTGGCCGGGGTCGATGTCGGCGACCGCTGGGCGGATGTGGCGACCTATCTGGCCCCACGGACCGGCGATCATGTTCAGCCGTTCCTGGACCTGCATTATCTGTACGGGCTGGCGCGCGCCGGCCGCTGGGCCGAGGCCGGGGCATTGCAGGGCTCGCTGCACGCCCATGCCCATGCCGTGCCCGCCTTCCTGAAGACGGTATGGGGCGACGTGGCGGTGCCGGCAGCCGATGGCCTGCTGGCCCATGCCCGTGGCGACTGGGCGGATGCCGTGCGGGGACTGGGACGCGCCCTGCCGCGGATGACCGAAATCGGCGGCAGCCATGCTCAGCGCGACCTGTTCGAACAGGTCTATCTGGATGCGCTGATCCGCGCCGGGCGGCTGGTGCCGGCCCAGCAGATGCTGGAACTGCGCCGGGCGGCGACGCCCGATGTGCCGGCCAATCTGCGGGCCCTGGCGCGGGTCTATGGCCGGCTGGGGCTCGATACCCGCTCAGCGGCGCTGGACGCCCGGGCCGAGGCGCTCAGCCGGCGGTATCGCCACGGGTAA